One stretch of Streptomyces agglomeratus DNA includes these proteins:
- the dacB gene encoding D-alanyl-D-alanine carboxypeptidase/D-alanyl-D-alanine endopeptidase, with protein sequence MSRPVNRAKRPASRRTRAWAAPAAVVLACTLIWSSSATTVAGPSDTGLKGAIDTILTDPRLDGGAASVVVADAATSETLYQRDSGDRLMPASNTKLPTSAAAMAILGPDYRFRTDALSTGTRQGSLLRGNLYLRGSGDPTTLAADYDALAAEVAASGIKRVTGRLIADDTRFDSQRLGRSWAADDESSYYSAQISALTVAPDTDYDAGSVIVSVAPGTRPGAAPRLTLTPPTDYVDLDIRATTVPAGRPNTLGIEREHGSNTVSITGNVPLDASTTKEWVTVWEPTGYAAAVFADALAAHGVRVTGGPARLGRPTPAGAAPLATHTSMPLKELVRPFMKLSNNMHAEALTKAIGHETAGSGTWSAGLAGISGYLKKEGLDTAALRQVDGSGLSRMNNIPAAEFVKLLLAVRDAPWYADWYESLPVACAPDRAIGGTLRSRMCRTPAALNARAKTGTLTGASGLSGYVTDAGGRELVFSIVLNNHLAASVKSIEDAIVTTLASSTGTTTRLVRPPTPRAATSGTDSAPALECSWRKPSRC encoded by the coding sequence ATGAGTAGACCCGTGAACCGCGCGAAGCGCCCGGCCTCTCGCCGTACCCGCGCGTGGGCGGCACCCGCAGCTGTCGTCCTGGCCTGCACCCTCATCTGGAGTTCCTCCGCCACCACCGTCGCCGGTCCCTCCGACACCGGCCTCAAGGGGGCGATCGACACGATCCTCACCGACCCCCGCCTCGACGGCGGCGCCGCGAGCGTCGTCGTGGCCGACGCCGCCACCAGCGAAACGCTCTACCAGCGCGACAGCGGCGACCGCCTCATGCCCGCCTCCAACACCAAGCTGCCCACGTCGGCCGCGGCCATGGCGATCCTCGGGCCCGACTACCGCTTCCGTACGGACGCCCTCTCCACCGGCACCCGCCAGGGTTCCCTGCTCCGCGGCAATCTCTACCTCCGCGGCTCCGGCGACCCCACCACCCTCGCCGCGGACTACGACGCCCTGGCCGCGGAGGTCGCCGCCTCCGGCATCAAGCGCGTCACCGGCCGCCTGATCGCCGACGACACCCGCTTCGACTCCCAGCGTCTCGGCCGCTCCTGGGCCGCCGACGACGAGTCGTCGTACTACTCCGCCCAGATCTCCGCGCTCACCGTCGCCCCGGACACCGACTACGACGCCGGCTCGGTCATCGTCTCCGTGGCCCCCGGGACCCGGCCCGGCGCGGCCCCCAGGCTCACCCTGACGCCGCCCACCGACTACGTGGACCTCGACATCCGCGCCACGACCGTCCCCGCCGGCCGGCCGAACACCCTCGGCATCGAACGCGAGCACGGTTCCAACACCGTCAGCATCACCGGCAACGTCCCCCTCGACGCGAGCACCACCAAGGAGTGGGTCACCGTCTGGGAGCCGACCGGTTACGCCGCCGCCGTCTTCGCCGACGCGCTCGCCGCCCACGGCGTACGCGTCACCGGCGGCCCGGCCCGCCTCGGCCGCCCCACCCCGGCCGGCGCCGCGCCCCTCGCGACGCACACCTCCATGCCCCTCAAGGAGCTGGTGCGTCCCTTCATGAAGCTGTCCAACAACATGCACGCCGAGGCCCTCACCAAGGCCATCGGACACGAGACGGCGGGCAGCGGCACCTGGAGCGCCGGTCTCGCCGGCATCTCCGGCTACCTGAAGAAGGAGGGCCTCGACACGGCCGCTCTCCGCCAGGTCGACGGCTCCGGCCTCTCCCGCATGAACAACATCCCGGCCGCCGAGTTCGTCAAGCTCCTCCTCGCCGTACGCGACGCGCCCTGGTACGCCGACTGGTACGAGTCGCTCCCCGTCGCCTGCGCCCCGGACCGCGCGATCGGCGGCACCCTCCGCTCCCGCATGTGCAGGACGCCCGCCGCCCTCAACGCCCGGGCCAAAACCGGCACCCTGACCGGCGCCTCCGGCCTTTCCGGGTACGTGACGGACGCGGGCGGCCGCGAGCTCGTCTTCAGCATCGTCCTGAACAACCACCTGGCAGCGTCCGTGAAGAGCATCGAGGACGCGATCGTGACCACCCTCGCGTCCTCGACCGGCACGACCACCCGTCTCGTACGCCCGCCCACCCCGCGAGCCGCCACCTCCGGCACGGACTCCGCACCGGCCCTCGAATGCTCCTGGCGCAAGCCCTCCCGCTGCTGA
- a CDS encoding ATP-dependent Clp protease ATP-binding subunit, translated as MFERFTDRARRVVVLAQEEARMLNHNYIGTEHILLGLIHEGEGVAAKALESLGISLEAVRQQVEEIIGQGQQAPSGHIPFTPRAKKVLELSLREALQLGHNYIGTEHILLGLIREGEGVAAQVLVKLGADLNRVRQQVIQLLSGYQGKETAAAGGPAEGTPSTSLVLDQFGRNLTQAARESKLDPVIGREKEIERVMQVLSRRTKNNPVLIGEPGVGKTAVVEGLAQAIVKGEVPETLKDKHLYTLDLGALVAGSRYRGDFEERLKKVLKEIRTRGDIILFIDELHTLVGAGAAEGAIDAASILKPMLARGELQTIGATTLDEYRKHLEKDAALERRFQPIQVAEPSLPHTIEILKGLRDRYEAHHRVSITDSALVAAATLADRYISDRFLPDKAIDLIDEAGSRMRIRRMTAPPDLREFDEKIAGVRRDKESAIDSQDFEKAASLRDKEKQLLAAKTKREKEWKAGDMDVVAEVDEELIAEVLATATGIPVFKLTEEESSRLLRMEDELHKRVIGQKDAIKALSQAIRRTRAGLKDPKRPGGSFIFAGPSGVGKTELSKTLAEFLFGDEDALISLDMSEFSEKHTVSRLFGSPPGYVGYEEGGQLTEKVRRKPFSVVLFDEVEKAHPDIFNSLLQILEDGRLTDSQGRVVDFKNTVIIMTTNLGTRDISKGFNLGFAAQGDVKTGYERMKNKVNEELKQHFRPEFLNRVDDTVVFHQLTEEDIIQIVDLMLAKVDERLKDRDMGIELSSEAKSLLAKKGYDPVMGARPLRRTIQREIEDILSEKILFGELRPGHIVVVDVEGEGEAKKFTFRGEEKSALPDVPPIEQATGGSAGPNMSKDA; from the coding sequence ATGTTCGAGAGGTTCACCGACCGCGCGCGGCGGGTTGTCGTCCTGGCTCAGGAAGAAGCCCGGATGCTCAACCACAACTACATCGGCACCGAGCACATCCTCCTGGGCCTTATCCACGAGGGTGAGGGTGTCGCCGCTAAGGCCCTGGAGAGCCTCGGGATTTCGCTCGAGGCGGTCCGCCAGCAGGTGGAGGAGATCATCGGTCAGGGCCAGCAGGCTCCGTCCGGTCACATTCCCTTCACCCCTCGTGCCAAGAAGGTCCTGGAGCTCTCGCTCCGCGAGGCCCTCCAGCTCGGCCACAACTACATCGGTACGGAGCACATCCTGCTCGGCCTGATCCGCGAGGGCGAGGGCGTCGCCGCCCAGGTCCTCGTGAAGCTGGGCGCCGACCTGAACCGGGTGCGGCAGCAGGTCATCCAGCTGCTCTCCGGCTACCAGGGCAAGGAGACCGCCGCTGCCGGCGGCCCCGCCGAGGGCACGCCCTCGACCTCGCTCGTCCTGGACCAGTTCGGCCGCAACCTGACGCAGGCCGCCCGCGAGTCCAAGCTCGACCCGGTCATCGGGCGCGAGAAGGAGATCGAGCGGGTCATGCAGGTGCTGTCCCGTCGTACCAAGAACAACCCGGTCCTCATCGGCGAGCCCGGCGTCGGAAAGACGGCGGTCGTCGAGGGCCTGGCGCAGGCCATCGTCAAGGGCGAGGTGCCCGAGACCCTCAAGGACAAGCACCTCTACACGCTCGACCTCGGCGCGCTCGTCGCCGGTTCCCGCTACCGCGGTGACTTCGAGGAGCGGCTGAAGAAGGTCCTCAAGGAGATCCGCACCCGCGGCGACATCATCCTGTTCATCGACGAGCTCCACACCCTGGTTGGTGCGGGCGCCGCCGAGGGCGCGATCGACGCGGCTTCGATCCTGAAGCCGATGCTGGCCCGTGGTGAGCTCCAGACCATCGGCGCCACCACGCTCGACGAGTACCGCAAGCACCTCGAGAAGGACGCGGCCCTTGAGCGCCGCTTCCAGCCGATCCAGGTGGCGGAGCCTTCCCTCCCCCACACGATCGAGATCCTCAAGGGCCTGCGCGACCGTTACGAGGCGCACCACCGTGTCTCCATCACGGACTCGGCGCTGGTCGCGGCGGCCACCCTGGCCGACCGCTACATCTCGGACCGCTTCCTCCCGGACAAGGCGATCGACCTGATCGACGAGGCCGGTTCCCGGATGCGCATCCGCCGGATGACCGCGCCGCCGGACCTCCGTGAGTTCGACGAGAAGATCGCCGGTGTCCGCAGGGACAAGGAGTCCGCGATCGACTCGCAGGACTTCGAGAAGGCGGCTTCCCTGCGCGACAAGGAGAAGCAGCTCCTCGCGGCCAAGACCAAGCGCGAGAAGGAGTGGAAGGCCGGCGACATGGACGTCGTCGCCGAGGTGGACGAGGAGCTGATCGCGGAGGTCCTGGCCACGGCCACGGGCATCCCGGTCTTCAAGCTCACCGAGGAAGAGTCTTCCCGCCTGCTGCGCATGGAGGACGAGCTGCACAAGCGCGTCATCGGCCAGAAGGACGCCATCAAGGCCCTCTCGCAGGCGATCCGCCGTACGCGAGCCGGTCTGAAGGACCCGAAGCGCCCCGGTGGCTCGTTCATCTTCGCCGGCCCGTCCGGTGTCGGTAAGACCGAGCTTTCCAAGACGCTCGCCGAATTCCTCTTCGGCGACGAGGACGCACTGATCTCCCTCGACATGTCGGAGTTCAGTGAGAAGCACACGGTTTCCCGTCTCTTCGGTTCTCCCCCCGGTTACGTGGGATACGAAGAGGGCGGACAGCTCACCGAGAAGGTGCGCCGCAAGCCGTTCTCCGTCGTTCTCTTCGACGAGGTCGAGAAGGCCCACCCCGATATCTTCAATTCCCTGCTCCAGATTCTGGAAGACGGTCGCCTGACCGACTCCCAGGGCCGGGTCGTGGACTTCAAGAACACGGTCATCATCATGACGACCAACCTCGGGACCCGGGACATCTCCAAGGGCTTCAACCTGGGCTTCGCGGCTCAGGGCGACGTCAAGACCGGTTACGAGCGCATGAAGAACAAGGTGAACGAAGAGCTGAAGCAGCACTTCCGCCCCGAGTTCCTCAACCGTGTCGACGACACGGTCGTCTTCCACCAGCTCACCGAGGAAGACATCATCCAGATCGTCGACCTCATGCTGGCCAAGGTCGACGAGCGCCTGAAGGACCGCGACATGGGCATCGAGCTGAGCTCGGAAGCCAAGTCGCTGCTCGCGAAGAAGGGTTACGACCCGGTCATGGGCGCCCGGCCGCTGCGCCGGACGATCCAGCGGGAGATCGAGGACATCCTGTCCGAGAAGATCCTCTTCGGCGAGCTGCGTCCCGGCCACATCGTGGTCGTCGACGTCGAGGGCGAGGGTGAGGCGAAGAAGTTCACCTTCCGCGGCGAGGAGAAGTCGGCTCTGCCCGACGTCCCCCCGATCGAGCAGGCAACGGGCGGCAGCGCCGGCCCGAACATGTCGAAGGACGCGTAA
- a CDS encoding SCO3374 family protein gives MTSTVPFPRTPLSLPPEDGIAQWYENELGWATAPGGEGRPVRLLTGLRFDVLELPADAGFAVLRRHAGLTGPVALMGRRMRLLVAAGSAEELPGLLDWLEWGGVALDLRALGAGGRMTAPSPPGWAGAQGAAVWLRPPEPRHEVEPTLPAFAGFGCRGETPDLVRLVGTAATECHRARLSRTNSAHANAQPLAFS, from the coding sequence ATGACGTCCACGGTTCCGTTCCCGCGCACGCCGCTGTCGCTGCCGCCCGAAGACGGTATCGCCCAGTGGTACGAAAACGAGCTCGGCTGGGCCACCGCGCCGGGCGGCGAGGGCCGGCCCGTCCGGCTGCTGACCGGCCTGCGCTTCGACGTACTGGAGCTGCCCGCGGACGCGGGTTTCGCCGTACTGCGGCGTCACGCGGGGCTCACAGGGCCTGTCGCCCTCATGGGGCGCCGGATGCGGCTGCTGGTGGCCGCGGGCAGCGCCGAGGAACTCCCCGGACTGCTCGACTGGCTGGAATGGGGCGGCGTGGCCCTCGACCTGCGCGCACTGGGCGCGGGCGGGCGGATGACCGCGCCCTCACCGCCCGGGTGGGCCGGCGCGCAGGGGGCCGCCGTATGGCTGCGGCCCCCCGAGCCGCGGCACGAGGTGGAACCGACACTTCCGGCCTTCGCCGGATTCGGGTGCCGTGGGGAAACACCCGATCTCGTACGTCTTGTGGGCACGGCGGCGACGGAATGCCACCGGGCCCGGTTGTCGCGTACGAATTCCGCTCACGCGAATGCTCAGCCGTTGGCCTTCTCGTAG
- a CDS encoding histone-like nucleoid-structuring protein Lsr2: MAQKVQVLLVDDLDGGEADETVTFALDGKTYEIDLTTANADKLRGLLDPYTKSGRRTGGRAASGRGKARAAATGGNQNTAEIRKWAKANGYNVNDRGRVPADIREAYEKANG; this comes from the coding sequence GTGGCACAGAAGGTTCAGGTCCTTCTTGTCGATGACCTCGACGGTGGCGAGGCGGACGAGACGGTGACGTTCGCTCTGGATGGCAAGACCTACGAGATCGACCTCACCACCGCGAACGCGGACAAGCTCCGTGGTCTGCTCGACCCGTACACCAAGAGCGGACGGCGCACCGGTGGCCGTGCGGCTTCGGGTCGCGGCAAGGCGCGTGCCGCTGCCACGGGCGGCAACCAGAACACCGCCGAGATCCGTAAGTGGGCCAAGGCGAACGGTTACAACGTGAATGACCGCGGCCGCGTCCCGGCCGACATCCGCGAGGCCTACGAGAAGGCCAACGGCTGA
- a CDS encoding amino-acid N-acetyltransferase codes for MPSEQKAITVRRARTSDVPSVRRLVDTYAQNRILLDKANVTLYEDIQEFWVAERDEDATVIGCGALHVMWEDLAEVRTLAVDPSFKGAGVGHQVLGKLLQTARWLGVRKVFCLTFEVEFFMKHGFVEIGEAPVDGDVYSELLRSYDEGVAEFLGLERVKPNTLGNSRMLLHL; via the coding sequence ATGCCGTCAGAGCAAAAAGCCATCACCGTCCGGCGGGCGAGGACCAGTGATGTGCCGTCCGTACGCCGTCTCGTCGACACGTACGCGCAGAACCGCATCCTTCTCGACAAAGCGAACGTGACGCTTTACGAGGACATCCAGGAGTTCTGGGTAGCCGAACGCGACGAGGACGCCACCGTGATCGGCTGCGGCGCGCTGCACGTGATGTGGGAAGACCTCGCCGAAGTACGAACTCTGGCCGTCGATCCCTCGTTCAAGGGCGCCGGAGTGGGGCATCAAGTACTGGGCAAGCTGCTCCAGACCGCACGGTGGCTCGGTGTGCGCAAGGTTTTCTGCCTCACCTTCGAAGTCGAGTTCTTCATGAAGCACGGCTTCGTGGAGATCGGAGAGGCGCCGGTCGACGGAGATGTCTACAGCGAGCTGCTGCGTTCCTATGACGAGGGCGTAGCGGAGTTCCTGGGTCTCGAACGAGTGAAGCCGAACACCTTGGGCAACAGCCGGATGCTTCTGCACCTGTGA
- a CDS encoding BlaI/MecI/CopY family transcriptional regulator — protein MPRQLGELEDAVMTRVWQWNRPVTVREVLEDLQKERSIAYTTVMTVMDNLHQKGWVRREVEGRAYRYTAVSTRAAYSAALMNEAWSTSDNPAAALVAFFGMMSAEQREALEDAMRVVGRAGPVAEQPAGPPEAARDNEGEQGAGTPGGPGR, from the coding sequence GTGCCTCGCCAATTGGGAGAGCTGGAAGACGCCGTCATGACGCGCGTGTGGCAGTGGAACCGTCCGGTCACCGTCAGGGAAGTCCTGGAAGACCTTCAGAAGGAACGGTCCATCGCCTACACCACCGTCATGACCGTAATGGACAATCTCCATCAGAAGGGCTGGGTCCGCAGGGAAGTCGAGGGCCGCGCCTATCGATATACGGCTGTCTCCACGCGGGCCGCCTACTCGGCCGCACTGATGAACGAAGCCTGGTCGACGAGTGACAACCCCGCGGCCGCTCTTGTCGCCTTCTTCGGCATGATGTCGGCGGAGCAGCGTGAAGCCCTGGAAGACGCGATGCGCGTCGTCGGGCGCGCCGGCCCCGTCGCGGAACAACCCGCCGGCCCGCCGGAAGCCGCACGGGACAACGAGGGCGAACAGGGCGCCGGAACTCCCGGGGGCCCGGGGCGATAG
- a CDS encoding type III pantothenate kinase codes for MLLTIDVGNTHTVLGLFDGEEIVEHWRISTDARRTADELAVLLQGLMGMHPLLGDELGDGIEGIAICSTVPSVLHELREVTRRYYGDVPAVLVEPGIKTGVPILMDNPKEVGADRIINAVAAVELYGGPAIVVDFGTATTFDAVSARGEYAGGVIAPGIEISVEALGVKGAQLRKIELARPRSVIGKNTVEAMQSGIVYGFAGQVDGVTQRMARELVGPDGDPDDVTVIATGGLAPMVLGESSEIDEHEPWLTLIGLRLVYERNVARM; via the coding sequence ATGCTGCTCACCATCGACGTCGGCAACACCCACACCGTCCTCGGCCTGTTCGACGGAGAGGAGATCGTCGAACACTGGCGCATCTCCACCGACGCCCGCCGTACGGCTGACGAGCTCGCCGTGCTCCTCCAGGGCCTCATGGGCATGCACCCGCTCCTCGGAGACGAGCTGGGCGACGGCATCGAGGGCATCGCGATCTGCTCGACCGTCCCCTCCGTCCTGCACGAGCTGCGCGAGGTGACCCGGCGGTACTACGGCGACGTACCCGCCGTGCTGGTCGAGCCGGGCATCAAGACCGGTGTGCCGATCCTGATGGACAACCCGAAGGAGGTCGGCGCGGACCGCATCATCAACGCGGTCGCGGCCGTCGAGCTCTACGGCGGTCCGGCGATCGTCGTCGACTTCGGTACGGCGACGACGTTCGACGCCGTGTCGGCTCGCGGTGAGTACGCGGGCGGCGTCATCGCCCCGGGCATCGAGATCTCCGTCGAGGCCCTCGGTGTCAAGGGAGCCCAGCTGCGCAAGATCGAGCTGGCCCGCCCCCGCAGCGTGATCGGCAAGAACACCGTCGAGGCCATGCAGTCCGGCATCGTGTACGGCTTCGCGGGCCAGGTCGACGGCGTCACGCAGCGCATGGCGCGCGAGCTCGTGGGCCCGGACGGCGACCCGGACGACGTGACGGTCATCGCGACGGGCGGCCTGGCCCCGATGGTGCTGGGCGAGTCCTCGGAGATCGACGAGCACGAGCCGTGGCTGACGCTGATCGGGCTGCGCCTGGTGTACGAGCGCAACGTCGCCCGGATGTGA
- the nadC gene encoding carboxylating nicotinate-nucleotide diphosphorylase — protein MSTPDNPQLLPTASGGCGDACGCGGEETYELDTAECSLDPDLAQLLVAAGLDPVEVEDVANVALAEDLAHGVDVTTVATVPEEAVATGDFTAREAGTVAGLRVAEAVLSIVCTDEFEVERHVEDGDRVEAGQKLISVTTRTRDLLTGERSALNLLCRLSGIATATRAWADVLEGTGAKVRDTRKTTPGLRALEKFAVRCGGGVNHRMSLSDAALVKDNHVVAAGGVAEAFELVRKAFPEVPIEVEVDTLAQVTEVMEAGADLILLDNFTPEQTAEAVALVNGRATLESSGRLTLANARAYADTGVDYLAVGALTHSSPILDIGLDLREAK, from the coding sequence GTGAGTACGCCCGACAACCCCCAGCTCCTGCCGACCGCCTCCGGCGGCTGCGGCGACGCCTGCGGCTGCGGCGGTGAGGAGACGTACGAACTCGACACCGCCGAGTGCAGCCTCGACCCGGACCTCGCCCAGCTCCTCGTCGCGGCCGGGCTCGACCCCGTCGAGGTGGAGGACGTCGCGAACGTCGCCCTCGCCGAGGACCTCGCCCACGGCGTGGACGTCACGACCGTGGCGACGGTCCCCGAGGAGGCCGTCGCGACCGGTGACTTCACGGCGCGCGAGGCCGGCACCGTCGCGGGTCTGCGCGTCGCCGAGGCGGTCCTGTCCATCGTCTGTACGGACGAGTTCGAGGTCGAGCGGCACGTCGAGGACGGCGACCGCGTCGAGGCCGGGCAGAAGCTGATCAGCGTCACCACCCGCACCCGCGACCTCCTCACCGGCGAGCGCAGCGCGCTCAACCTGCTCTGCCGCCTGTCGGGCATCGCGACCGCCACGCGCGCGTGGGCCGACGTTCTGGAGGGCACCGGCGCCAAGGTCCGCGACACCCGCAAGACGACTCCGGGGCTGCGCGCCCTGGAGAAGTTCGCGGTCCGCTGCGGCGGCGGCGTGAACCACCGCATGTCCCTCTCGGACGCGGCGCTCGTCAAGGACAACCACGTGGTCGCGGCGGGCGGCGTGGCCGAGGCGTTCGAGCTCGTGCGCAAGGCGTTCCCCGAGGTCCCGATCGAGGTCGAGGTCGACACGCTCGCCCAGGTGACGGAGGTCATGGAGGCGGGGGCGGACCTGATCCTGCTGGACAACTTCACCCCGGAGCAGACCGCCGAGGCCGTGGCTCTCGTGAACGGCCGCGCGACCCTCGAATCCTCCGGCCGCCTCACCCTGGCGAACGCCCGCGCCTACGCGGACACGGGCGTCGACTACCTCGCCGTCGGGGCGCTCACCCACTCCTCCCCGATCCTCGACATCGGTCTCGACCTGCGCGAGGCGAAGTAG
- a CDS encoding L-aspartate oxidase gives MTRTGIRLKAPAPGWTVDADVVVVGSGVAGLTAALRCTAAGLRTVVVTKARLDDGSTRWAQGGIAAALGDGDTPEQHLDDTLVAGAGLCDEEAVRALVTEGPDAVRRLIDTGALFDTDPESGVIQLTREGGHHRRRIAHAGGDATGAEISRALVEAVRSASLRTIENALVLDLLTDADGRTAGVTLHVMGEGQHDGVGAVRAPAVVLATGGMGQVFSATTNPSVSTGDGVALALRAGAEVSDLEFVQFHPTVLFLGADAEGQQPLVSEAVRGEGAHLVDADGVRFMLGQHELAELAPRDIVAKGIMRRMREQGTEHMYLDARHFGAEMWESRFPTILAACRSHGIDPVTQPVPVAPAAHYASGGVRTDLHGRTTVPGLYACGEVACTGVHGANRLASNSLLEGLVFAERIAEDIAAHSASPGPAVHSAEAPGPLLDPATRITIQRIMTAGAGVLRSAASLDHAAQALEALYRSAADAADQESATHGDDTAHDVKDAEPGVDSWEATNLLLVSRVLVAAARAREETRGCHWREDHPDRDDDAWRRHLVVRLTPGRTLAVHRTESASFPPVNPGPVPAQREQ, from the coding sequence ATGACCCGGACCGGTATACGGCTGAAGGCCCCCGCCCCCGGCTGGACCGTCGACGCCGACGTCGTCGTCGTCGGCTCCGGCGTCGCCGGCCTGACCGCCGCCCTGCGCTGCACCGCCGCGGGCCTGCGTACGGTCGTCGTCACCAAGGCCCGCCTCGACGACGGCTCCACACGCTGGGCCCAGGGCGGCATAGCCGCCGCCCTCGGCGACGGGGACACCCCCGAGCAGCACCTGGACGACACGCTCGTCGCGGGCGCCGGCCTGTGCGACGAGGAGGCCGTACGGGCCCTGGTCACCGAGGGCCCCGACGCCGTACGCCGCCTGATCGACACCGGCGCGCTCTTCGACACCGACCCCGAGTCCGGCGTCATCCAGCTCACCCGCGAGGGCGGCCACCACCGCCGCCGCATCGCCCACGCGGGCGGCGACGCGACGGGCGCGGAGATCTCCCGCGCGCTGGTCGAAGCCGTACGGTCGGCGTCCCTGCGTACGATCGAGAACGCCCTGGTCCTGGACCTGCTGACGGACGCCGACGGACGTACGGCGGGGGTCACCCTGCACGTCATGGGCGAGGGACAGCACGACGGCGTCGGCGCCGTCCGCGCCCCGGCCGTCGTCCTCGCGACCGGCGGCATGGGGCAGGTCTTCTCGGCCACCACCAACCCGTCGGTCTCGACCGGTGACGGCGTCGCGCTCGCCCTGCGCGCCGGGGCCGAGGTCTCGGACCTCGAATTCGTCCAGTTCCACCCCACGGTGCTCTTCCTCGGCGCCGACGCGGAGGGCCAGCAGCCGCTCGTCTCCGAGGCCGTACGGGGCGAGGGCGCCCACCTCGTCGACGCCGACGGCGTCCGGTTCATGCTGGGGCAGCACGAGCTGGCGGAGCTGGCCCCGCGCGACATCGTGGCCAAGGGCATCATGCGCCGGATGCGCGAGCAGGGCACCGAGCACATGTACCTGGACGCCCGGCACTTCGGCGCCGAGATGTGGGAGTCCCGCTTCCCCACCATCCTGGCCGCCTGCCGCTCCCACGGCATCGACCCGGTCACCCAGCCCGTCCCGGTCGCCCCGGCGGCGCACTACGCGTCCGGCGGCGTACGGACGGACCTCCACGGCCGTACGACGGTCCCGGGGCTCTACGCCTGCGGTGAGGTGGCCTGCACGGGCGTGCACGGCGCGAACCGGCTCGCCTCCAATTCCCTCCTGGAGGGCCTCGTCTTCGCGGAACGCATCGCCGAGGACATCGCGGCCCACTCCGCCTCGCCCGGCCCCGCCGTGCACAGCGCGGAGGCCCCCGGCCCGCTGCTCGACCCGGCCACCCGCATCACGATCCAGCGGATCATGACGGCGGGCGCCGGAGTGCTCCGTTCCGCCGCCAGCCTGGACCACGCCGCTCAGGCGCTGGAGGCCCTGTACCGCAGTGCGGCCGACGCGGCGGACCAGGAGAGCGCCACCCACGGCGACGACACCGCCCACGACGTCAAGGACGCCGAGCCGGGCGTGGACTCCTGGGAGGCCACCAACCTCCTCCTCGTCTCGCGCGTCCTGGTCGCCGCCGCCCGCGCCCGTGAGGAGACCCGCGGCTGCCACTGGCGCGAGGACCACCCGGACCGGGACGACGACGCCTGGCGCCGCCACCTCGTCGTACGTCTCACCCCCGGCCGCACCCTCGCCGTGCACCGCACCGAATCCGCGTCATTCCCGCCCGTGAACCCCGGCCCCGTACCAGCTCAGAGGGAGCAGTAA
- the panC gene encoding pantoate--beta-alanine ligase, whose amino-acid sequence MSGTFGPVPTRADLQYLLEHSGAPGRTAVVMTMGALHEGHATLIRTARRHVGPQGFVVVTVFVNPLQFGAGEDLDRYPRTLDADLALAERAGANAVFAPSADEVYPGGEPQVRITAGPMGERLEGASRPGHFDGMLTVVAKLLHLTQPDVAFFGQKDAQQLALIRRMARDLNFPVEIIGVPTVREDDGLALSSRNRYLAPPERRTALALSRALFAARDRLIALEALHARAVAQGAPTTPARVAALAGIGEARAAADAHAVEQAGHAGLSGPAAVRAAAATVLDEASRFDPPLALDYVALVDPSDFTEVPDTYSGDAILAVAARVGATRLIDNIPLTFVHETGAAGDEHVREQGASA is encoded by the coding sequence ATGAGCGGCACCTTCGGGCCGGTCCCCACGCGTGCGGACCTCCAGTACCTGCTGGAGCACTCCGGCGCCCCCGGCCGCACCGCCGTCGTCATGACCATGGGCGCCCTGCACGAGGGCCACGCGACGCTGATCCGCACCGCGCGCCGGCACGTCGGACCCCAGGGGTTCGTCGTGGTCACCGTGTTCGTCAACCCGCTCCAGTTCGGCGCGGGCGAGGACCTGGACCGGTACCCGCGCACCCTGGACGCCGACCTCGCCCTGGCCGAACGAGCCGGTGCGAACGCCGTGTTCGCCCCGTCCGCCGACGAGGTCTACCCGGGCGGCGAACCGCAGGTCCGCATCACCGCGGGTCCGATGGGCGAGCGCCTCGAAGGGGCGTCCCGGCCCGGCCACTTCGACGGCATGCTCACCGTCGTAGCGAAGCTGCTGCACCTCACGCAGCCCGACGTCGCGTTCTTCGGGCAGAAGGACGCGCAGCAGCTCGCCCTGATCCGCCGCATGGCGCGCGACCTGAACTTCCCCGTCGAGATCATCGGCGTACCGACGGTCCGTGAGGACGACGGCCTGGCCCTGTCCAGCCGCAACCGCTACCTCGCGCCCCCCGAGCGCCGCACCGCGCTCGCCCTCTCGCGCGCCCTGTTCGCCGCCCGCGACCGTCTCATCGCGCTGGAAGCCCTGCACGCGCGTGCGGTGGCCCAGGGCGCGCCGACGACGCCCGCGCGCGTGGCCGCCCTCGCGGGCATCGGCGAGGCCCGTGCCGCGGCCGACGCGCACGCCGTCGAGCAGGCAGGGCACGCGGGCCTGAGCGGCCCGGCGGCCGTCCGCGCGGCGGCGGCCACGGTCCTGGACGAAGCCTCCCGCTTCGACCCGCCCCTCGCCCTCGACTACGTCGCCCTGGTCGACCCGTCCGACTTCACCGAGGTCCCCGACACCTACAGCGGCGACGCGATCCTCGCCGTGGCCGCCAGGGTCGGCGCCACACGTCTCATCGACAACATCCCGCTGACCTTCGTCCACGAGACCGGCGCCGCCGGCGACGAGCACGTCCGCGAGCAGGGAGCTTCGGCATGA